The following is a genomic window from Rhodothermales bacterium.
GAACTGATCCGCGAGTACTTCACGGGTGCGGCAAGGAACGTCTTTCGAAGACTATTCCCCTCGTCATCGAAGTACGCGATGTCGCCCTGCCTGTCAAAGTGAAATGCCGTGAAGTCTCGACTGTGACTGACGAATCGGGCGGCATGTACGGTTCCGACTCCGGCGGACTCTCCATTGACAAAGCGGCGGTCGTAAATAGCGGTAAAGTGGTCGCCCGGCAACAGATGGTGGAAGTCTATCTGCCATGCAAAAATCTCGGCAAGCTCAAACGCTAGCTCGACATCAGCACCAACATCCTGCAGCGTCTCGTACAACGAACTTTGAATTGTACCGCGCACCGTCCGTCGCCTGACGAGGATTGGTCGTTTCCAGACCTCCACCCCGGGTACGTCCAGGTCGAAAACGACGTAGTCGAACGAACTCGGTTCGTAGACAAGTCCGGCAACAACTTCAGAACTGTCGCCATGAACGTAGACGTGATACGGCCGACCCGCTCGAATGCGTCGTACGTCAAAAGACCCCCGGGACTGATCGGCAATCTGTGCGATCTGCGGGCCAGTTACTCCGTACCTGCCGAGGATGTCAGAGAGCGTTTCATTTCGTCTCACGACGCCGTTATGCACTACATAGCGACTTGTGTCGAATCCGAATTCGTCCGTTGCCCCGACTATGTTAGACAGCGGCGGCGGGGGAGACGTCTCTGAGAATTCAGTACCGTCTTTCGCCGGCGAGGGCTCAGGATTCGCCAGCGCAAGTGCGCTTGCGCCGATTGCGGCGGCGACGAAAGCGTACAGAATTGACTTTCGGACTGGCACGGTGAAAGCGCTTTACGAAATCGGTGGAGAAAAGAATATAAGGTCCGTCCCCTGATTCGGTTCCAGTGGACGCGACCGGGCATGTCTCTGAGTTATCGACTCATATCGATCGGGCAGAAGCCTATTCGCTCTTCCAGATCACGTCAACCGACCCGGCCGACGCGTTCGCATGTCGCGCCATCACAAACAGGAGATCCGCGAGACGATTGAGATAAACCACCGTCTTTTCGTTGATTTCTGCCGACTCTCCGAACTGGACGACTCGTCGCTCAGCGCGGCGGCAGACTGTTCGGGCGAAATGCAGTGAAGCCGCAACCGGAATTCCACCGGGCAGGATGAATGACTTGAGTTCGTCGAGCCCCTCGTCCGTTCCGTCGATGTCGGCCTCCAGTTGTCTGACCATTCGTTCCTCGACCCTTGGGACGTCTACCCGGGCGTCCAGAGGAGTGGCCAGATCCGCACCGACCACGAAGAGCTCGGACTGAATGCGTTTCAACATATTTGCAGTCGGCCCCAGCGTATCGACGCTTGTTTCGTGACTCAGGACCATGCCTATGGCGGCATTCAGTTCGTCTACCGTACCGTAGGCTTCGATTCGCGGATGATGCTTCGCAACGCGACTGCCACCCAGAATGCCGGTCGTTCCGGAGTCGCCTGTTCCAGTATAGATCTTCATTCCAGTTGCTGCTGAGACTTTCGTTTTGAAGCTCGCCTCGAGGAGGTCGGTCAAGCTTCTGCCGTCGTCAGGTTTTCGTGGTATCGTATGTCCATGATGTTTCCGTCTTCCACCGCGATTGACGCCCGGACTCGGAAGACGCTCGCGATCAAATCTGATGTAAGCGTTTGAGCGGGCGATCCGATCGCTGCCAATCGTCCGCCATCGAGCACGAGCACGCGATCGGCGAAATGCGCGGCCAGTTCCAGGTCGTGAAACGCTGCGACGACCGTGCAGCCCGAATCGACGTAATTTCTGACATGCCCAAGAAAGGCTATGCGGTGATGAATATCGAGGTGAGCTGTTGGTTCGTCGAGCAACATTATATCTGGTTGTTGAGCGAGGGCCTGAGCAAGGAACACACGTTGTTGCTCGCCGCTGCTGAGCGAGTGGATGGACCGCCCCGCGAAATCCGCCAGGTCTACGCCCATCAACGCATCGGCTGTGACGCGCCGATCCTCGTGGTCATATGCCGCCAGCCATTTCTTGCGTGGGGCTCGCCCGAGCATCACGAGATCTTCGACTCTGAAATCGAAGGCGAGCGAAACCGACTGGCGAACGAAAGCAAGTTTCCGTGCCAGTTCTTTCCGATGCCACTCTCGGAGCTCCCGCTCCGCGACAGA
Proteins encoded in this region:
- a CDS encoding peptidoglycan DD-metalloendopeptidase family protein, with product MPVRKSILYAFVAAAIGASALALANPEPSPAKDGTEFSETSPPPPLSNIVGATDEFGFDTSRYVVHNGVVRRNETLSDILGRYGVTGPQIAQIADQSRGSFDVRRIRAGRPYHVYVHGDSSEVVAGLVYEPSSFDYVVFDLDVPGVEVWKRPILVRRRTVRGTIQSSLYETLQDVGADVELAFELAEIFAWQIDFHHLLPGDHFTAIYDRRFVNGESAGVGTVHAARFVSHSRDFTAFHFDRQGDIAYFDDEGNSLRKTFLAAPVKYSRISSRYSGRRFHPVLKRYRSHLGTDYAAPRGTPIRATGDGQITAATYARGNGRYVKIRHNGTYTTAYLHMSKIAAGISPGKYVRQGDVIGYVGSTGLARGEHVCYRFWKHGHQVDPLKESFPSAEPVSEQNRPAFAAAMEDLMAKLDAVALEASLPSYALILK
- a CDS encoding cob(I)yrinic acid a,c-diamide adenosyltransferase translates to MKIYTGTGDSGTTGILGGSRVAKHHPRIEAYGTVDELNAAIGMVLSHETSVDTLGPTANMLKRIQSELFVVGADLATPLDARVDVPRVEERMVRQLEADIDGTDEGLDELKSFILPGGIPVAASLHFARTVCRRAERRVVQFGESAEINEKTVVYLNRLADLLFVMARHANASAGSVDVIWKSE
- a CDS encoding ABC transporter ATP-binding protein, coding for MVLRADRLNVDLDGVPVLTDVGFEVDRGEWIALLGPNGAGKTTLLRTLGGLLEYRGHVSVAERELREWHRKELARKLAFVRQSVSLAFDFRVEDLVMLGRAPRKKWLAAYDHEDRRVTADALMGVDLADFAGRSIHSLSSGEQQRVFLAQALAQQPDIMLLDEPTAHLDIHHRIAFLGHVRNYVDSGCTVVAAFHDLELAAHFADRVLVLDGGRLAAIGSPAQTLTSDLIASVFRVRASIAVEDGNIMDIRYHENLTTAEA